The Vanessa tameamea isolate UH-Manoa-2023 chromosome 2, ilVanTame1 primary haplotype, whole genome shotgun sequence genome has a segment encoding these proteins:
- the LOC113399723 gene encoding sodium/hydrogen exchanger 6 isoform X5, with product MKPVIGSVSLLFYFVKSCRASGADIALDAKATLLHRIDSLNLLIYTCLLTLTVLTIWVFKHRRVSWLHETGLAVIYGLIVGAIIRYAGSTNQVTYLDAHPEPNAKYNLSVPPDIVRFHFPDKIQISSGEIPVPNKTYAYSFRGEIVNLEQNEIDLKATFDPEIFFNIILPPIIFHAGYCLKRKYFFRNLGAILTFAMVGTALSALVIGSLMYGCVQLMPASLAASFTFLDTLYFGALISPTDPLTVLAIFSQLKVDVNLYAMIFGESVLNDAVALVLSGAIQNYEKRYSTDGGFEITAFLAAIGDFIGIFSLSLLVGAFIGCLTALISKFTHVRDWPLLESALFVLMSYAAFLIAEVCELTGVVAVLFCGICQAHYTYNNLSSDSRNRTKQLFELLNFLAENFIFTYIGVSMFTFPKHHFDPWFIIAGFLTSTLGRAINIYPLSFLLNLGRKPPIPMNFQHMLFFSGLRGAMSFALAIRNTVSEARQAMLTTTSLVVIATVVLQGGAASHALAYLRIPTGQGQSDESEALPYRDVRSNGRMVVKWGKDENGVIMPWQLNSYEDTPRGSGDGGGEKARLARLWGAIDSKLLKPLLTHARPPLTETLPAFLRPLARLLTTTRQYTQGDNGLRRTDSDSDLCIDEPQPVPTTIDPQQLWPGLVDTRISVEGITGSNI from the exons ATGAAACCTGTAATCGGTTCTGtgtctcttttattttattttgttaaatcatGTCGAGCATCAGGAGCGGATATTGCTCTCGATGCAAAGGCTACTCTTCTACATCGTATAGACAGTCTAAACTTGCTAATTTACACCTGCCTTTTAACGTTAACAGTTTTAACTATATGGGTATTTAAGCATCGTCGTGTAAGTTGGCTTCACGAAACTGGCCTGGCTGTAATATATG GTCTAATAGTAGGAGCAATCATTAGATATGCAGGAAGTACAAATCAAGTCACATACCTTGATGCTCATCCGGAACCCAATGCAAAGTATAACTTGTCTGTACCACCAGACATTGTGCGTTTCCACTTCCCTGACAAAATCCAAATATCATCAGgag AAATACCTGTACCAAATAAGACATATGCATACAGTTTCCGGGGTGAAATAGTGAATTTGGAGCAAAATGAAATTGACCTAAAGGCAACATTTGATCCggagatatttttcaatatcattCTACCACCCATAATATTCCACGCTGGTTATTGTCTTAAAAGG aaatacTTTTTCCGGAACCTAGGTGCAATATTGACATTTGCCATGGTAGGCACAGCTCTCTCGGCTCTAGTCATTGGTTCCTTGATGTATGGCTGCGTGCAACTGATGCCGGCGTCTCTCGCAGCCAGCTTCACATTCCTGGATACACTTTATTTTGGTGCATTAATTTCACCCACCGATCCGCTTACAGTTCTTGCTATATTCTCACAACTCAAG gtggATGTCAATTTGTATGCAATGATATTTGGCGAAAGTGTCCTCAATGATGCAGTCGCACTTGTACTCAGcgg TGCCATACAGAACTACGAAAAAAGGTACTCGACTGACGGTGGATTTGAAATAACAGCGTTCCTAGCAGCAATCGGAGACTTTATTGGAATATTCAGTCTCTCCCTCCTCGTCGGTGCTTTTATAGGCTGTCTGACCGCATTGATATC GAAGTTCACGCACGTCCGTGATTGGCCGCTTCTGGAGTCCGCACTGTTCGTGCTAATGTCGTACGCCGCTTTCCTCATCGCAGAAGTTTGCGAATTAACAG gTGTCGTTGCAGTATTATTCTGCGGTATATGTCAAGCGcattacacatataataatctCTCGTCGGACTCCCGGAACAGAACCAAGCAACTGTTCGAGCTACTCAATTTCCTCGCTGAAAACTTTATATTCACCTACATCGGTGTGTCGATGTTCACCTTTCCGAAACACCACTTCGACCCGTGGTTCATCATCGCTGGCTTC CTCACTTCGACTCTCGGTCGTGCGATAAACATCTACCCGTTGTCGTTTCTACTAAACCTAGGACGAAAACCACCGATCCCCATGAACTTCCAGCATATGCTTTTCTTTTCGG GGCTGCGCGGCGCCATGTCGTTCGCGCTGGCCATCCGCAACACGGTGTCGGAGGCGCGGCAGGCCATGCTGACCACCACGTCGCTCGTCGTCATCGCCACGGTGGTGCTGCAGGGCGGCGCCGCCTCGCACGCGCTGGCCTACCTGCGCATCCCCACCGG GCAGGGCCAAAGCGACGAAAGCGAAGCTCTGCCGTACCGCGATGTGAGAAGT AATGGCCGCATGGTAGTTAAGTGGGGCAAAGACGAAAATGGAGTGATTATGCCTTGGCAACTAAACTCTTACGAA GATACTCCACGTGGTAGCGGAGACGGAGGAGGGGAGAAAGCTAGGCTCGCACGTCTCTGGGGTGCGATTGACTCGAAATTACTCAAACCTTTGTTGACACACGCGCGACCACCCCTAACAGAGACACTACCAGCTTTTCTGAGACCACTCGCTAGGCTCTTGACCACCACGAGACAATACACGCAAGGG gatAACGGCCTCAGAAGAACCGACTCAGATTCTGACCTATGTATTGATGAACCTCAGCCTGTTCCTACAACTATCGACCCGCAG CAACTTTGGCCCGGACTTGTGGATACAAGAATCTCAGTAGAAGGTATCACCGGCAGTAACATATAA
- the LOC113399723 gene encoding sodium/hydrogen exchanger 6 isoform X6 — MKPVIGSVSLLFYFVKSCRASGADIALDAKATLLHRIDSLNLLIYTCLLTLTVLTIWVFKHRRVSWLHETGLAVIYGLIVGAIIRYAGSTNQVTYLDAHPEPNAKYNLSVPPDIVRFHFPDKIQISSGEIPVPNKTYAYSFRGEIVNLEQNEIDLKATFDPEIFFNIILPPIIFHAGYCLKRKYFFRNLGAILTFAMVGTALSALVIGSLMYGCVQLMPASLAASFTFLDTLYFGALISPTDPLTVLAIFSQLKVDVNLYAMIFGESVLNDAVALVLSGAIQNYEKRYSTDGGFEITAFLAAIGDFIGIFSLSLLVGAFIGCLTALISKFTHVRDWPLLESALFVLMSYAAFLIAEVCELTGVVAVLFCGICQAHYTYNNLSSDSRNRTKQLFELLNFLAENFIFTYIGVSMFTFPKHHFDPWFIIAGFLTSTLGRAINIYPLSFLLNLGRKPPIPMNFQHMLFFSGLRGAMSFALAIRNTVSEARQAMLTTTSLVVIATVVLQGGAASHALAYLRIPTGQGQSDESEALPYRDVRSPAEISFGLQNMDSTHSPSSDRASDTPRGSGDGGGEKARLARLWGAIDSKLLKPLLTHARPPLTETLPAFLRPLARLLTTTRQYTQGDNGLRRTDSDSDLCIDEPQPVPTTIDPQQLWPGLVDTRISVEGITGSNI; from the exons ATGAAACCTGTAATCGGTTCTGtgtctcttttattttattttgttaaatcatGTCGAGCATCAGGAGCGGATATTGCTCTCGATGCAAAGGCTACTCTTCTACATCGTATAGACAGTCTAAACTTGCTAATTTACACCTGCCTTTTAACGTTAACAGTTTTAACTATATGGGTATTTAAGCATCGTCGTGTAAGTTGGCTTCACGAAACTGGCCTGGCTGTAATATATG GTCTAATAGTAGGAGCAATCATTAGATATGCAGGAAGTACAAATCAAGTCACATACCTTGATGCTCATCCGGAACCCAATGCAAAGTATAACTTGTCTGTACCACCAGACATTGTGCGTTTCCACTTCCCTGACAAAATCCAAATATCATCAGgag AAATACCTGTACCAAATAAGACATATGCATACAGTTTCCGGGGTGAAATAGTGAATTTGGAGCAAAATGAAATTGACCTAAAGGCAACATTTGATCCggagatatttttcaatatcattCTACCACCCATAATATTCCACGCTGGTTATTGTCTTAAAAGG aaatacTTTTTCCGGAACCTAGGTGCAATATTGACATTTGCCATGGTAGGCACAGCTCTCTCGGCTCTAGTCATTGGTTCCTTGATGTATGGCTGCGTGCAACTGATGCCGGCGTCTCTCGCAGCCAGCTTCACATTCCTGGATACACTTTATTTTGGTGCATTAATTTCACCCACCGATCCGCTTACAGTTCTTGCTATATTCTCACAACTCAAG gtggATGTCAATTTGTATGCAATGATATTTGGCGAAAGTGTCCTCAATGATGCAGTCGCACTTGTACTCAGcgg TGCCATACAGAACTACGAAAAAAGGTACTCGACTGACGGTGGATTTGAAATAACAGCGTTCCTAGCAGCAATCGGAGACTTTATTGGAATATTCAGTCTCTCCCTCCTCGTCGGTGCTTTTATAGGCTGTCTGACCGCATTGATATC GAAGTTCACGCACGTCCGTGATTGGCCGCTTCTGGAGTCCGCACTGTTCGTGCTAATGTCGTACGCCGCTTTCCTCATCGCAGAAGTTTGCGAATTAACAG gTGTCGTTGCAGTATTATTCTGCGGTATATGTCAAGCGcattacacatataataatctCTCGTCGGACTCCCGGAACAGAACCAAGCAACTGTTCGAGCTACTCAATTTCCTCGCTGAAAACTTTATATTCACCTACATCGGTGTGTCGATGTTCACCTTTCCGAAACACCACTTCGACCCGTGGTTCATCATCGCTGGCTTC CTCACTTCGACTCTCGGTCGTGCGATAAACATCTACCCGTTGTCGTTTCTACTAAACCTAGGACGAAAACCACCGATCCCCATGAACTTCCAGCATATGCTTTTCTTTTCGG GGCTGCGCGGCGCCATGTCGTTCGCGCTGGCCATCCGCAACACGGTGTCGGAGGCGCGGCAGGCCATGCTGACCACCACGTCGCTCGTCGTCATCGCCACGGTGGTGCTGCAGGGCGGCGCCGCCTCGCACGCGCTGGCCTACCTGCGCATCCCCACCGG GCAGGGCCAAAGCGACGAAAGCGAAGCTCTGCCGTACCGCGATGTGAGAAGT CCTGCTGAAATAAGTTTCGGCCTCCAAAATATGGACTCCACTCATTCGCCCAGTAGCGACAGGGCATCT GATACTCCACGTGGTAGCGGAGACGGAGGAGGGGAGAAAGCTAGGCTCGCACGTCTCTGGGGTGCGATTGACTCGAAATTACTCAAACCTTTGTTGACACACGCGCGACCACCCCTAACAGAGACACTACCAGCTTTTCTGAGACCACTCGCTAGGCTCTTGACCACCACGAGACAATACACGCAAGGG gatAACGGCCTCAGAAGAACCGACTCAGATTCTGACCTATGTATTGATGAACCTCAGCCTGTTCCTACAACTATCGACCCGCAG CAACTTTGGCCCGGACTTGTGGATACAAGAATCTCAGTAGAAGGTATCACCGGCAGTAACATATAA
- the LOC113399723 gene encoding sodium/hydrogen exchanger 6 isoform X8, whose product MKPVIGSVSLLFYFVKSCRASGADIALDAKATLLHRIDSLNLLIYTCLLTLTVLTIWVFKHRRVSWLHETGLAVIYGLIVGAIIRYAGSTNQVTYLDAHPEPNAKYNLSVPPDIVRFHFPDKIQISSGEIPVPNKTYAYSFRGEIVNLEQNEIDLKATFDPEIFFNIILPPIIFHAGYCLKRKYFFRNLGAILTFAMVGTALSALVIGSLMYGCVQLMPASLAASFTFLDTLYFGALISPTDPLTVLAIFSQLKVDVNLYAMIFGESVLNDAVALVLSGAIQNYEKRYSTDGGFEITAFLAAIGDFIGIFSLSLLVGAFIGCLTALISKFTHVRDWPLLESALFVLMSYAAFLIAEVCELTGVVAVLFCGICQAHYTYNNLSSDSRNRTKQLFELLNFLAENFIFTYIGVSMFTFPKHHFDPWFIIAGFLTSTLGRAINIYPLSFLLNLGRKPPIPMNFQHMLFFSGLRGAMSFALAIRNTVSEARQAMLTTTSLVVIATVVLQGGAASHALAYLRIPTGQGQSDESEALPYRDVRSDTPRGSGDGGGEKARLARLWGAIDSKLLKPLLTHARPPLTETLPAFLRPLARLLTTTRQYTQGDNGLRRTDSDSDLCIDEPQPVPTTIDPQQLWPGLVDTRISVEGITGSNI is encoded by the exons ATGAAACCTGTAATCGGTTCTGtgtctcttttattttattttgttaaatcatGTCGAGCATCAGGAGCGGATATTGCTCTCGATGCAAAGGCTACTCTTCTACATCGTATAGACAGTCTAAACTTGCTAATTTACACCTGCCTTTTAACGTTAACAGTTTTAACTATATGGGTATTTAAGCATCGTCGTGTAAGTTGGCTTCACGAAACTGGCCTGGCTGTAATATATG GTCTAATAGTAGGAGCAATCATTAGATATGCAGGAAGTACAAATCAAGTCACATACCTTGATGCTCATCCGGAACCCAATGCAAAGTATAACTTGTCTGTACCACCAGACATTGTGCGTTTCCACTTCCCTGACAAAATCCAAATATCATCAGgag AAATACCTGTACCAAATAAGACATATGCATACAGTTTCCGGGGTGAAATAGTGAATTTGGAGCAAAATGAAATTGACCTAAAGGCAACATTTGATCCggagatatttttcaatatcattCTACCACCCATAATATTCCACGCTGGTTATTGTCTTAAAAGG aaatacTTTTTCCGGAACCTAGGTGCAATATTGACATTTGCCATGGTAGGCACAGCTCTCTCGGCTCTAGTCATTGGTTCCTTGATGTATGGCTGCGTGCAACTGATGCCGGCGTCTCTCGCAGCCAGCTTCACATTCCTGGATACACTTTATTTTGGTGCATTAATTTCACCCACCGATCCGCTTACAGTTCTTGCTATATTCTCACAACTCAAG gtggATGTCAATTTGTATGCAATGATATTTGGCGAAAGTGTCCTCAATGATGCAGTCGCACTTGTACTCAGcgg TGCCATACAGAACTACGAAAAAAGGTACTCGACTGACGGTGGATTTGAAATAACAGCGTTCCTAGCAGCAATCGGAGACTTTATTGGAATATTCAGTCTCTCCCTCCTCGTCGGTGCTTTTATAGGCTGTCTGACCGCATTGATATC GAAGTTCACGCACGTCCGTGATTGGCCGCTTCTGGAGTCCGCACTGTTCGTGCTAATGTCGTACGCCGCTTTCCTCATCGCAGAAGTTTGCGAATTAACAG gTGTCGTTGCAGTATTATTCTGCGGTATATGTCAAGCGcattacacatataataatctCTCGTCGGACTCCCGGAACAGAACCAAGCAACTGTTCGAGCTACTCAATTTCCTCGCTGAAAACTTTATATTCACCTACATCGGTGTGTCGATGTTCACCTTTCCGAAACACCACTTCGACCCGTGGTTCATCATCGCTGGCTTC CTCACTTCGACTCTCGGTCGTGCGATAAACATCTACCCGTTGTCGTTTCTACTAAACCTAGGACGAAAACCACCGATCCCCATGAACTTCCAGCATATGCTTTTCTTTTCGG GGCTGCGCGGCGCCATGTCGTTCGCGCTGGCCATCCGCAACACGGTGTCGGAGGCGCGGCAGGCCATGCTGACCACCACGTCGCTCGTCGTCATCGCCACGGTGGTGCTGCAGGGCGGCGCCGCCTCGCACGCGCTGGCCTACCTGCGCATCCCCACCGG GCAGGGCCAAAGCGACGAAAGCGAAGCTCTGCCGTACCGCGATGTGAGAAGT GATACTCCACGTGGTAGCGGAGACGGAGGAGGGGAGAAAGCTAGGCTCGCACGTCTCTGGGGTGCGATTGACTCGAAATTACTCAAACCTTTGTTGACACACGCGCGACCACCCCTAACAGAGACACTACCAGCTTTTCTGAGACCACTCGCTAGGCTCTTGACCACCACGAGACAATACACGCAAGGG gatAACGGCCTCAGAAGAACCGACTCAGATTCTGACCTATGTATTGATGAACCTCAGCCTGTTCCTACAACTATCGACCCGCAG CAACTTTGGCCCGGACTTGTGGATACAAGAATCTCAGTAGAAGGTATCACCGGCAGTAACATATAA
- the LOC113399723 gene encoding sodium/hydrogen exchanger 6 isoform X7, which translates to MKPVIGSVSLLFYFVKSCRASGADIALDAKATLLHRIDSLNLLIYTCLLTLTVLTIWVFKHRRVSWLHETGLAVIYGLIVGAIIRYAGSTNQVTYLDAHPEPNAKYNLSVPPDIVRFHFPDKIQISSGEIPVPNKTYAYSFRGEIVNLEQNEIDLKATFDPEIFFNIILPPIIFHAGYCLKRKYFFRNLGAILTFAMVGTALSALVIGSLMYGCVQLMPASLAASFTFLDTLYFGALISPTDPLTVLAIFSQLKVDVNLYAMIFGESVLNDAVALVLSGAIQNYEKRYSTDGGFEITAFLAAIGDFIGIFSLSLLVGAFIGCLTALISKFTHVRDWPLLESALFVLMSYAAFLIAEVCELTGVVAVLFCGICQAHYTYNNLSSDSRNRTKQLFELLNFLAENFIFTYIGVSMFTFPKHHFDPWFIIAGFLTSTLGRAINIYPLSFLLNLGRKPPIPMNFQHMLFFSGLRGAMSFALAIRNTVSEARQAMLTTTSLVVIATVVLQGGAASHALAYLRIPTGQGQSDESEALPYRDVRSLYQATDTGRPDTPRGSGDGGGEKARLARLWGAIDSKLLKPLLTHARPPLTETLPAFLRPLARLLTTTRQYTQGDNGLRRTDSDSDLCIDEPQPVPTTIDPQQLWPGLVDTRISVEGITGSNI; encoded by the exons ATGAAACCTGTAATCGGTTCTGtgtctcttttattttattttgttaaatcatGTCGAGCATCAGGAGCGGATATTGCTCTCGATGCAAAGGCTACTCTTCTACATCGTATAGACAGTCTAAACTTGCTAATTTACACCTGCCTTTTAACGTTAACAGTTTTAACTATATGGGTATTTAAGCATCGTCGTGTAAGTTGGCTTCACGAAACTGGCCTGGCTGTAATATATG GTCTAATAGTAGGAGCAATCATTAGATATGCAGGAAGTACAAATCAAGTCACATACCTTGATGCTCATCCGGAACCCAATGCAAAGTATAACTTGTCTGTACCACCAGACATTGTGCGTTTCCACTTCCCTGACAAAATCCAAATATCATCAGgag AAATACCTGTACCAAATAAGACATATGCATACAGTTTCCGGGGTGAAATAGTGAATTTGGAGCAAAATGAAATTGACCTAAAGGCAACATTTGATCCggagatatttttcaatatcattCTACCACCCATAATATTCCACGCTGGTTATTGTCTTAAAAGG aaatacTTTTTCCGGAACCTAGGTGCAATATTGACATTTGCCATGGTAGGCACAGCTCTCTCGGCTCTAGTCATTGGTTCCTTGATGTATGGCTGCGTGCAACTGATGCCGGCGTCTCTCGCAGCCAGCTTCACATTCCTGGATACACTTTATTTTGGTGCATTAATTTCACCCACCGATCCGCTTACAGTTCTTGCTATATTCTCACAACTCAAG gtggATGTCAATTTGTATGCAATGATATTTGGCGAAAGTGTCCTCAATGATGCAGTCGCACTTGTACTCAGcgg TGCCATACAGAACTACGAAAAAAGGTACTCGACTGACGGTGGATTTGAAATAACAGCGTTCCTAGCAGCAATCGGAGACTTTATTGGAATATTCAGTCTCTCCCTCCTCGTCGGTGCTTTTATAGGCTGTCTGACCGCATTGATATC GAAGTTCACGCACGTCCGTGATTGGCCGCTTCTGGAGTCCGCACTGTTCGTGCTAATGTCGTACGCCGCTTTCCTCATCGCAGAAGTTTGCGAATTAACAG gTGTCGTTGCAGTATTATTCTGCGGTATATGTCAAGCGcattacacatataataatctCTCGTCGGACTCCCGGAACAGAACCAAGCAACTGTTCGAGCTACTCAATTTCCTCGCTGAAAACTTTATATTCACCTACATCGGTGTGTCGATGTTCACCTTTCCGAAACACCACTTCGACCCGTGGTTCATCATCGCTGGCTTC CTCACTTCGACTCTCGGTCGTGCGATAAACATCTACCCGTTGTCGTTTCTACTAAACCTAGGACGAAAACCACCGATCCCCATGAACTTCCAGCATATGCTTTTCTTTTCGG GGCTGCGCGGCGCCATGTCGTTCGCGCTGGCCATCCGCAACACGGTGTCGGAGGCGCGGCAGGCCATGCTGACCACCACGTCGCTCGTCGTCATCGCCACGGTGGTGCTGCAGGGCGGCGCCGCCTCGCACGCGCTGGCCTACCTGCGCATCCCCACCGG GCAGGGCCAAAGCGACGAAAGCGAAGCTCTGCCGTACCGCGATGTGAGAAGT CTCTACCAGGCCACGGACACAGGCAGACCG GATACTCCACGTGGTAGCGGAGACGGAGGAGGGGAGAAAGCTAGGCTCGCACGTCTCTGGGGTGCGATTGACTCGAAATTACTCAAACCTTTGTTGACACACGCGCGACCACCCCTAACAGAGACACTACCAGCTTTTCTGAGACCACTCGCTAGGCTCTTGACCACCACGAGACAATACACGCAAGGG gatAACGGCCTCAGAAGAACCGACTCAGATTCTGACCTATGTATTGATGAACCTCAGCCTGTTCCTACAACTATCGACCCGCAG CAACTTTGGCCCGGACTTGTGGATACAAGAATCTCAGTAGAAGGTATCACCGGCAGTAACATATAA
- the LOC113399723 gene encoding sodium/hydrogen exchanger 6 isoform X2 has protein sequence MKPVIGSVSLLFYFVKSCRASGADIALDAKATLLHRIDSLNLLIYTCLLTLTVLTIWVFKHRRVSWLHETGLAVIYGLIVGAIIRYAGSTNQVTYLDAHPEPNAKYNLSVPPDIVRFHFPDKIQISSGEIPVPNKTYAYSFRGEIVNLEQNEIDLKATFDPEIFFNIILPPIIFHAGYCLKRKYFFRNLGAILTFAMVGTALSALVIGSLMYGCVQLMPASLAASFTFLDTLYFGALISPTDPLTVLAIFSQLKVDVNLYAMIFGESVLNDAVALVLSGAIQNYEKRYSTDGGFEITAFLAAIGDFIGIFSLSLLVGAFIGCLTALMTKFTHVRDWPLLESALFVLMSYAAFLIAEVCELTGVVAVLFCGICQAHYTYNNLSSDSRNRTKQLFELLNFLAENFIFTYIGVSMFTFPKHHFDPWFIIAGFLTSTLGRAINIYPLSFLLNLGRKPPIPMNFQHMLFFSGLRGAMSFALAIRNTVSEARQAMLTTTSLVVIATVVLQGGAASHALAYLRIPTGQGQSDESEALPYRDVRSLYQATDTGRPNGRMVVKWGKDENGVIMPWQLNSYEDTPRGSGDGGGEKARLARLWGAIDSKLLKPLLTHARPPLTETLPAFLRPLARLLTTTRQYTQGDNGLRRTDSDSDLCIDEPQPVPTTIDPQQLWPGLVDTRISVEGITGSNI, from the exons ATGAAACCTGTAATCGGTTCTGtgtctcttttattttattttgttaaatcatGTCGAGCATCAGGAGCGGATATTGCTCTCGATGCAAAGGCTACTCTTCTACATCGTATAGACAGTCTAAACTTGCTAATTTACACCTGCCTTTTAACGTTAACAGTTTTAACTATATGGGTATTTAAGCATCGTCGTGTAAGTTGGCTTCACGAAACTGGCCTGGCTGTAATATATG GTCTAATAGTAGGAGCAATCATTAGATATGCAGGAAGTACAAATCAAGTCACATACCTTGATGCTCATCCGGAACCCAATGCAAAGTATAACTTGTCTGTACCACCAGACATTGTGCGTTTCCACTTCCCTGACAAAATCCAAATATCATCAGgag AAATACCTGTACCAAATAAGACATATGCATACAGTTTCCGGGGTGAAATAGTGAATTTGGAGCAAAATGAAATTGACCTAAAGGCAACATTTGATCCggagatatttttcaatatcattCTACCACCCATAATATTCCACGCTGGTTATTGTCTTAAAAGG aaatacTTTTTCCGGAACCTAGGTGCAATATTGACATTTGCCATGGTAGGCACAGCTCTCTCGGCTCTAGTCATTGGTTCCTTGATGTATGGCTGCGTGCAACTGATGCCGGCGTCTCTCGCAGCCAGCTTCACATTCCTGGATACACTTTATTTTGGTGCATTAATTTCACCCACCGATCCGCTTACAGTTCTTGCTATATTCTCACAACTCAAG gtggATGTCAATTTGTATGCAATGATATTTGGCGAAAGTGTCCTCAATGATGCAGTCGCACTTGTACTCAGcgg TGCCATACAGAACTACGAAAAAAGGTACTCGACTGACGGTGGATTTGAAATAACAGCGTTCCTAGCAGCAATCGGAGACTTTATTGGAATATTCAGTCTCTCCCTCCTCGTCGGTGCTTTTATAGGCTGTCTGACCGCATTGAT GACGAAGTTCACGCACGTCCGTGATTGGCCGCTTCTGGAGTCCGCACTGTTCGTGCTAATGTCGTACGCCGCTTTCCTCATCGCAGAAGTTTGCGAATTAACAG gTGTCGTTGCAGTATTATTCTGCGGTATATGTCAAGCGcattacacatataataatctCTCGTCGGACTCCCGGAACAGAACCAAGCAACTGTTCGAGCTACTCAATTTCCTCGCTGAAAACTTTATATTCACCTACATCGGTGTGTCGATGTTCACCTTTCCGAAACACCACTTCGACCCGTGGTTCATCATCGCTGGCTTC CTCACTTCGACTCTCGGTCGTGCGATAAACATCTACCCGTTGTCGTTTCTACTAAACCTAGGACGAAAACCACCGATCCCCATGAACTTCCAGCATATGCTTTTCTTTTCGG GGCTGCGCGGCGCCATGTCGTTCGCGCTGGCCATCCGCAACACGGTGTCGGAGGCGCGGCAGGCCATGCTGACCACCACGTCGCTCGTCGTCATCGCCACGGTGGTGCTGCAGGGCGGCGCCGCCTCGCACGCGCTGGCCTACCTGCGCATCCCCACCGG GCAGGGCCAAAGCGACGAAAGCGAAGCTCTGCCGTACCGCGATGTGAGAAGT CTCTACCAGGCCACGGACACAGGCAGACCG AATGGCCGCATGGTAGTTAAGTGGGGCAAAGACGAAAATGGAGTGATTATGCCTTGGCAACTAAACTCTTACGAA GATACTCCACGTGGTAGCGGAGACGGAGGAGGGGAGAAAGCTAGGCTCGCACGTCTCTGGGGTGCGATTGACTCGAAATTACTCAAACCTTTGTTGACACACGCGCGACCACCCCTAACAGAGACACTACCAGCTTTTCTGAGACCACTCGCTAGGCTCTTGACCACCACGAGACAATACACGCAAGGG gatAACGGCCTCAGAAGAACCGACTCAGATTCTGACCTATGTATTGATGAACCTCAGCCTGTTCCTACAACTATCGACCCGCAG CAACTTTGGCCCGGACTTGTGGATACAAGAATCTCAGTAGAAGGTATCACCGGCAGTAACATATAA